The genomic window TGGTTTGTTAATTCTGAATGAAATGTAGTAGCTAAAAGATGGTTTTCTTTTACCATACTATTTTACCTTCAAGTTGTGACAATTCTTCTGAATTTCCCCAAATTTTTTCTACATACGGTGTTCTTTAAAGGCTTTATAGAGCAAGTATACCCATTGTCTTACCAGCCACGGTCTTGCATCCTTTCGTCTGGACTAATTTTATTTATATCTATTCCTACCATTGCTTCACCCAAATCTTTTGATAGATCTGCTAGTATTTTTGGATCGTTATAATATGTTGTAGCTGCTACTATTGCACGAGCTCTTTTCATAGGATCTCCAGATTTAAAAATTCCTGAACCTACAAATATTCCATCACAGCCAAGCTGCATCATTAAGGAGGCGTCAGCTGGTGTTGCTATTCCACCTGCAGCAAAATTAACTACAGGAAGACTATTATTATTAGCAACTTCTACAACTAGGTTATACGGAGCTTGTATTTCCTTAGCTACTGTCATTAATTCTTCTTTTCTTAAGCTACTTATCCATCTAATTTCTTCATTAACTTTTCTAATGTGTTTTACAGCTTCGATAATATTACCAGTACCAGGTTCACCTTTTGTTCTAATCATGGCTGCACCTTCACCGATTCTTCTAAGAGCTTCTC from Candidatus Syntrophocurvum alkaliphilum includes these protein-coding regions:
- the pdxS gene encoding pyridoxal 5'-phosphate synthase lyase subunit PdxS — encoded protein: MTEKGTFTVRSELAQMLKGGVIMDVTTPEQAKIAEEAGACAVMALERVPADIRAAGGIARMADPTIIQNIMEVATIPVMAKCRIGHFVEAQILESLGIDYIDESEVLTPADDRYHVNKNEFKVPFVCGAKNLGEALRRIGEGAAMIRTKGEPGTGNIIEAVKHIRKVNEEIRWISSLRKEELMTVAKEIQAPYNLVVEVANNNSLPVVNFAAGGIATPADASLMMQLGCDGIFVGSGIFKSGDPMKRARAIVAATTYYNDPKILADLSKDLGEAMVGIDINKISPDERMQDRGW